One genomic region from Hirundo rustica isolate bHirRus1 chromosome 5, bHirRus1.pri.v3, whole genome shotgun sequence encodes:
- the ABRAXAS1 gene encoding BRCA1-A complex subunit Abraxas 1 isoform X2 — MLPVVQSVIGWYKFRRNTDQTMTFRERVLHKNLQSHLSNQGLVFLLLTSNVMTESCSTYRLEHALHRPQEGLFQKVPLVVTNLGMAEQQGYRTVSGSCVSSGFVRAVRQHRSEFFLEDGSLQEVHKINAMYATLQEELKKICITVEVSERSVEKLLAEVSQLKEEIKRKKQQNCSGEDKNHPAEPKENVLLCQALQTFFPNSGLQTCIVSFKGQQISKNCCNTDHHINVLDKLTLMVEEKDLTEAETRHLNKRKVRGTTTVSKAFKKARSLQLHQEPLQEQEDSDQERKLTLSGTETDEDMFEKNRDANEYPHSPTF, encoded by the exons ATGCTACCAGTTGTTCAG agTGTCATAGGATGGTACAAATTCAGACGTAACACAGACCAGACCATGACATTCCGGGAAAGAGTTCTTCATAAAAACCTGCAGTCACACCTATCGAATCAGGGGCTTGTATTCCTCCTTTTAACCTCTAATGTGATGACAGAAAGTTGTTCTACTTACAGACTCGAACATGCCCTACATCGGCCTCAGGAAGG TCTTTTCCAGAAAGTCCCTTTGGTGGTTACCAACTTGGGCATGGCAGAGCAGCAAGGTTACAGAACAGTGTCTGGTTCTTGTGTATCCTCTGGTTTTGTGAGAGCCGTGAGACAACACAG GTCAGAATTCTTCCTTGAAGATGGGTCCTTACAAGAGGTTCATAAGATAAATGCGATGTATGCCACCTTGCAGGAGGAACTGAAG AAAATATGCATTACAGTAGAAGTCAGTGAACGATCTGTAGAGAAGCTCTTAGCAGAGGTGAGccaattaaaagaagaaataaagaggaaaaagcaacaaaattgTTCAG gagaaGACAAAAACCACCCAGCAGAGCCAAAAGAGAATGTTCTCCTTTGTCAGGCACTGCAAACATTTTTCCCCAATTCTGGACTTCAGACGTGCATTGTTTCCTTCAAAGGCCAACAGATATCCAAGAACTGCTGTAACACAGACCATCATATTAATGTCTTGGACAAACTGACTCTTATGGTAGAGGAAAAAGACCTCACTGAAGCAGAAACGAGGCATCTAAACAAGCGTAAAGTCAGGGGGACCACAACAGTTTCAAAAGCATTCAAGAAAGCCAGATCATTGCAGCTTCACCAAGAACCACTTCAAGAACAAGAGGACAGTGACCAGGAAAGGAAGCTTACACTGAGTGGCACTGAAACAGATGAGGATATgtttgaaaaaaacagagatgcGAATGAATACCCCCACTCTCCTACTTTCTGA